One Pomacea canaliculata isolate SZHN2017 linkage group LG9, ASM307304v1, whole genome shotgun sequence DNA segment encodes these proteins:
- the LOC112571942 gene encoding uncharacterized protein LOC112571942, whose translation MASSPTRPTAQPSTSSTSTTLTTSGASTTTVTAATDNTISCIECLSAHAPQSRKTKTDLSAGVIAGIVIGIVFLVGCLATAGFKFSRRPPLFRNCGRKGFETARNFDNAVYSPSHDKVQLAINPVSPSDMTQPTTTTTTTSPASQMTSPSDHAVYYL comes from the exons ATGGCGTCCTCGCCAACACGTCCGACTGCACAACCATCTACATCTTCAACCTCAACGACACTGACGACCTCGGGAGCTTCTACCACCACCGTGACCGCAGCGACAGACAACACGATAAGCTGTATAGAGTGcctttctgcgcatgcgccgcaGAG CAGAAAAACGAAGACTGACTTGTCAGCGGGTGTCATCGCCGGTATTGTCATTGGAATCGTCTTCCTCGTGGGGTGTCTCGCAACTGCTGGCTTCAAGTTCTCTCGCCGACCACCCCTCTTCAGAAACTGCGGAAGAA AGGGCTTTGAGACAGCGAGGAATTTTGACAACGCCGTCTACAGCCCCTCCCACGACAAGGTGCAGCTAGCCATAAACCCGGTCTCCCCCTCGGACATGACCCAGCCGAcaactactaccaccaccacatccCCAGCCAGCCAAATGACGTCACCATCCGACCACGCCGTGTATTATTTATAA
- the LOC112571945 gene encoding uncharacterized protein LOC112571945 isoform X1 yields MDQNTGLILTYAVQVFNDTLPKLYGVAAVEASMASMFSDVTSFQWGVHSYSFLVERDRGLVLVHPKLDIPSHKTATDPVFTTMDFLEPSFTPEQRAAILAANSSVMTFDTKVAPGRSTYKSGLDLSSAERIPATILFTRLIPSDYVIVLAIFENEKSLLEPDSDDMHLGALSDIFIYHNHLFVNDTAADLCVTVDDIRYRNKVTVKFAPSVFTEPELYKYSRETHQDVTAMTDFLSEDGYVPPKVRKNLLGIIIEDLLVVNSISLAHTWLTFNHDITERFMATPHGLYISFPGVSLPNAFDATEYGWYKKSMAWKNMIVVTFRRSLTTAEKSISISTALTTNTSARMYGVTGVGFPRRAFAALFFNSIGTSTMGQYSYHLLTDDGYLWMF; encoded by the exons ATGGATCAAAACACAG GTCTCATCTTAACATACGCCGTGCAAGTCTTCAACGACACGTTGCCCAAGCTCTACGGAGTCGCAGCTGTCGAGGCGTCTATGGCGTCCATgttcagtgacgtcacatccttTCAGTGGGGGGTGCACAGCTACAGCTTTCTGGTGGAGCGAGATCGAGGCTTGGTGCTTGTGCACCCCAAACTGGACATCCCTTCTCACAAGACGGCCACCGACCCTGTCTTCACCACCATGGACTTTCTGGAACCTTCCTTCACCCCGGAGCAACGAGCTGCCATTCTGGCGGCGAATTCGTCTGTCATGACATTTGACACGAAG GTGGCTCCTGGACGGTCAACGTACAAAAGCGGCCTTGACCTGAGCTCCGCGGAGCGCATCCCAGCCACTATCCTCTTCACCCGGCTCATCCCCTCTGATTACGTGATTGTTCTCGCCATATTCGAGAACGAGAAGTCGCTGCTAGAGCCAGATTCTGac GACATGCACCTGGGGGCTCTGTCGGATATCTTCATATACCACAATCACCTGTTCGTCAATGACACGGCTGCTGACCTGTGTGTCACTGTCGACGACATCCGGTATCGCAACAAAGTCACGGTCAAG TTTGCCCCGAGCGTGTTCACAGAACCTGAGTTGTACAAGTACAGTCGGGAGACACACCAGGATGTCACAGCCATGACAGACTTCCTTTCTGAAGACGGCTATGTCCCACCGAAAGTCAGGAAAA ACCTACTGGGCATCATCATCGAAGATCTTCTTGTGGTGAACAGCATAAGTCTAGCCCACACCTGGCTCACCTTCAACCATGACATCACAGAAAG GTTTATGGCTACTCCACACGGACTCTACATATCCTTTCCCGGTGTGTCACTCCCAAACGCATTTGACGCTACTGAATATGGCTG GTACAAGAAAAGCATGGCGTGGAAGAACATGATTGTTGTCACATTTCGAAGATCTTTGACGACAGCTGAAAAatccatcagcatcagcacaGCTTTAACAACAAACACCAG TGCCCGGATGTATGGCGTGACCGGTGTAGGATTTCCCAGGCGAGCGTTCGCAGCTTTATTCTTCAACTCG ATTGGAACCAGCACCATGGGACAGTACTCATACCACCTCTTGACGGACGATgg GTATCTTTGGATGTTCTGA
- the LOC112571945 gene encoding uncharacterized protein LOC112571945 isoform X2, producing the protein MWLQSSPWSKAVNSSLLCLVSMATLQSSIVGVNGVFVFNVSDLTHRTLPAFEQNFLKITNYALQKENTAYLFTRIALSSAGVGKEKGVGGIERFKDMLKGLVSAVDERNSTIPVTFPRYSGVLQALQGLKREFEKNIHNATDHSPPRLQYKCCDGPPPIYRYQGRYREEVNISRECWGQTPETASQVFRLRADGAFHLMKKNYENNTALLWQYVASLDGHFVQFPSKNRHCDHNGNSVSPLTMRWMMEKVLQQRLNLVLLLDAGNHMLHTAVSSSDQAPVQHWLMAKEAAKRVVNELVAMDRVSVIVLTNQSVFTPPGCR; encoded by the exons ATGTGGCTCCAGTCATCGCCATGGTCCAAGGCTGTGAACTCGTCACTGCTGTGTCTGGTGTCCATGGCAACGTTGCAGTCATCAATTGTCGGCGTCAACGGCGTCTTTGTTTTCAACGTGAGCGACCTCACCCACCGAACTCTTCCCGCCTTTGAACAGAACTTTCTGAAGATCACGAACTACGCTCTCCAGAAAGAAAACACGGCCTACCTGTTCACAAGAATCGCTTTGTCGAGCGCTGGCGTTGGGAAGGAGAAAGGGGTTGGAGGAATAGAAAGGTTTAAAGACATGCTGAAAGGCCTCGTGTCTGCAGTTGACGAAAG AAATTCTACCATACCTGTTACTTTCCCCAGATATTCAGGGGTCTTGCAAGCCCTCCAAGGCCTGAAAagagaatttgaaaaaaatatccacaACGCAACGGACCACTCTCCGCCGAGACTTCAGTACAAGTGCTGCGATGGACCTCCACCCATTTACAGGTATCAAGGGAGGTATCGGGAGGAGGTGAACATTAGCAGGGAGTGCTGGGGACAGACTCCAGAAACTGCAAGTCAAGTCTTTCGGCTCAGGGCAGACGGCGCTTTCCATCTCATGAAG aaaaattatgaaaacaacaCAGCCTTGCTTTGGCAGTACGTGGCTTCCCTTGATGGCCACTTTGTCCAATTCCCTAGCAAGAACCGTCACTGCGACCATAACGGCAACTCTGTCAGCCCCTTGACGAT GCGATGGATGATGGAGAAAGTGCTGCAGCAGCGACTCAACCTCGTTCTGCTGCTGGATGCAGGAAACCACATGTTGCACACCGCCGTCAGCAGCAGCGATCAAGCTCCAGTCCAGCACTGGTTGATGGCGAAGGAGGCTGCGAAAAGGGTGGTCAACGAACTGGTGGCGATGGACAGG GTCAGTGTCATCGTCTTGACCAACCAGTCTGTGTTCACTCCCCCTGGATGCAGGTGA
- the LOC112571948 gene encoding U6 snRNA-associated Sm-like protein LSm3 produces MRSLTTWFVLMGVARTVLPPPSAVHRSRCLMGHQVLQTHQEREVEERKINPDSAQETTMADGDADQAVPAQTVEEPLDLIRLSLDERIYVKMRNDRELKGRLHAYDQHLNMVLGDVEETVTTVEIDEETYEEIYKSTKRNIPMLFVRGDGVILVSPPMRTAS; encoded by the exons ATGAG ATCGCTGACGACATGGTTTGTTTTGATGGGCGTGGCTAGAACTGTGTTGCCTCCGCCCTCTGCTGTACACAGAAGTCGCTGTCTCATGGGGCACCAAGTCCTTCAAACCCATCAGGAGCGGGAAGTAG AGGAACGTAAAATAAATCCTGACTCTGCACAAGAAACAACTATGGCGGACGGCGATGCGGACCAG GCTGTTCCGGCGCAAACGGTAGAAGAGCCGCTGGATCTGATACGCCTCAGCCTTGATGAGCGTATTTATGTGAAGATGAGGAATGACAGAGAATTGAAAGGGAGACTTCAT GCATATGATCAACATCTAAACATGGTTCTTGGGGATGTGGAAGAGACAGTCACTACAGTTGAGATTGATGAAGAGACTTATGAAGAAATCTACAAA TCGACAAAAAGAAACATCCCTATGTTGTTTGTGCGTGGAGATGGAGTTATTCTTGTCTCACCACCAATGAGAACAGCATCATAA